In the genome of Hyphobacterium sp. CCMP332, one region contains:
- a CDS encoding sterol desaturase family protein, with product MSKYFEAFYNTFLGTVEWTWKSIIFEVPWYTNYFWGLIVISLFAWGLELTFPWRKNQAIFRKDFWLDGFYMFFNFFVFAIVISGVYKILELAFAEANITMASLAIINMEAWPAWLQLVIFFIILDFVQWFTHVLLHRYPFLWKFHKVHHSVKEMGFAAHLRYHWMENILYKPLKTFGVMILGGFEPQQAYIVHFLAITIGHLNHSNVKITWGPLKYIFNNPVMHLYHHAYVLPEGRYGVNYGISLSLWDYIFKTNYIPEESGTIEIGFKGDDKFPKDFIGQNTYGFKKGQL from the coding sequence ATGTCAAAGTACTTTGAAGCCTTTTACAATACCTTTTTAGGAACCGTGGAATGGACTTGGAAATCAATCATATTTGAAGTACCCTGGTACACAAATTATTTCTGGGGGCTTATTGTTATATCGCTTTTTGCCTGGGGTCTTGAACTGACCTTTCCCTGGCGGAAGAATCAAGCAATATTTCGCAAAGATTTTTGGTTAGATGGCTTTTATATGTTTTTCAATTTTTTCGTTTTTGCCATTGTTATTAGCGGAGTTTATAAAATTTTAGAACTGGCTTTTGCCGAAGCGAATATTACTATGGCCAGTCTGGCTATCATAAATATGGAAGCCTGGCCGGCCTGGTTGCAATTGGTGATTTTCTTTATAATACTCGATTTTGTTCAATGGTTTACCCATGTTCTTCTCCACCGTTATCCATTTTTATGGAAATTTCACAAGGTTCATCACAGTGTGAAGGAAATGGGTTTTGCTGCACATTTGAGATACCATTGGATGGAAAATATACTTTATAAACCATTAAAAACATTTGGAGTCATGATATTAGGCGGTTTTGAACCCCAACAAGCCTATATAGTTCATTTCCTGGCCATAACGATCGGCCACTTGAATCATTCCAATGTTAAAATTACCTGGGGGCCATTAAAATACATTTTTAATAATCCTGTGATGCATTTGTATCATCATGCCTATGTATTGCCTGAAGGACGCTATGGAGTGAATTACGGAATAAGTCTGAGTCTATGGGATTACATTTTTAAAACCAATTATATTCCAGAAGAAAGCGGAACAATTGAAATTGGATTTAAAGGAGATGATAAATTTCCCAAAGATTTTATTGGTCAGAATACTTATGGTTTTAAAAAGGGTCAGCTTTAA
- a CDS encoding glycosyl hydrolase 53 family protein translates to MEDCGALYFDEEGVPKDPYQIFRDNGCNLVRLRLWHDPSWFTNYSNFEDVKKSIARARALDMAVLLDFHYSDDWADPGRQTIPQAWRSVINNLPALSDSLYNYTYQTLKKLSNENLLPDMVQIGNEINPEILQAGEPVQWPINWNRNSTLINKGIKAVRDISLESGKNIEVMLHIAQPENGLWWFDEAFDNGVIDFDWIGLSYYPMWSDYELNDLSIALELLIKKHNKKLMIVETAYPFTTRNADAAGNILGVDAGVPGIDISSEGQLEFLMELEKEVFEAGANGIVYWEPAWVSTGCSTRWGIGSHWDNATLFDQDKKANEGMKFYNENLK, encoded by the coding sequence ATGGAGGATTGCGGTGCCTTGTATTTTGATGAGGAAGGTGTGCCAAAAGATCCCTATCAAATATTTAGAGATAATGGTTGCAACCTGGTTCGATTGAGGCTTTGGCATGATCCTTCATGGTTTACTAATTATTCTAATTTTGAAGATGTTAAAAAATCCATAGCCAGGGCCAGAGCATTGGATATGGCTGTGCTTCTCGATTTTCATTATTCAGATGACTGGGCCGACCCCGGTCGCCAAACTATTCCCCAGGCATGGAGATCAGTAATCAATAATCTTCCAGCGCTTTCTGATTCACTCTACAATTACACCTATCAAACCTTAAAAAAATTGTCAAATGAGAATCTCCTACCTGACATGGTTCAGATTGGCAATGAAATAAATCCTGAAATACTACAAGCAGGAGAGCCCGTTCAATGGCCAATAAACTGGAATAGAAATTCTACCTTGATAAATAAAGGAATCAAGGCCGTAAGGGATATTTCCCTGGAAAGCGGAAAGAATATTGAAGTGATGTTGCATATAGCCCAACCCGAAAACGGACTCTGGTGGTTTGATGAGGCATTTGACAATGGAGTGATTGATTTTGATTGGATAGGCCTAAGTTATTACCCAATGTGGTCTGATTATGAATTAAATGACCTAAGCATTGCCTTAGAGTTATTAATTAAAAAACACAACAAAAAATTGATGATCGTTGAAACCGCTTATCCTTTTACGACTCGAAATGCCGATGCTGCCGGTAATATATTAGGAGTTGATGCTGGGGTTCCCGGAATTGACATTTCTTCTGAAGGTCAACTGGAATTCTTGATGGAACTTGAAAAAGAAGTATTTGAAGCAGGGGCTAATGGAATTGTTTATTGGGAGCCCGCCTGGGTTTCAACGGGGTGTAGCACACGATGGGGCATTGGATCACATTGGGACAACGCTACTTTATTTGATCAAGATAAAAAAGCAAATGAAGGCATGAAATTCTATAATGAAAACCTTAAATAG
- a CDS encoding sulfite oxidase, with translation MKRREFVKKASLTSFAALLASDIVFGAYMPEGYIPLALQEADPFQLFNKHKEMVLLNDRPLNMEAQAHLLDEKVTPNSRMFIRNNGLIPEINNVKDWTLKIDGESAASKKTYTLEQLKSKFQQHSYQLTLECGGNGRSEFDPPAKGNQWTIGAVHCAKWTGIRLKDVLNDVGIKSDAVYIGYHSSDVHLSKAKDKEVISRGCPIDKALQDETLLAFQLNDEDIPMVHGYPIRLVVGGYPASASGKWVNRISIRNKIHDGAKMGGDAYRLPCDPVAPGEKVADENMCIIESMPVKSLITFPKSGAILRNKKSLQIRGHAWAGELEVKRMEYSVDFGSTWNECQLERPANRLAWQHFNANVQFRGKGYYEIWAKATDSAGKSQPMLVPGWNPKGYLNNACHRIAVKVI, from the coding sequence TTGAAGAGACGAGAATTTGTAAAAAAAGCTAGCTTGACTTCATTTGCCGCCCTTTTGGCATCGGATATTGTCTTCGGAGCCTATATGCCAGAAGGTTATATACCTCTTGCTCTTCAGGAAGCGGATCCTTTTCAATTATTTAATAAGCATAAAGAAATGGTGCTTCTCAATGACAGGCCCTTGAATATGGAAGCACAGGCTCACCTGCTGGATGAAAAAGTTACACCCAATTCAAGAATGTTTATCAGAAATAATGGATTGATCCCTGAGATCAACAATGTTAAAGACTGGACTCTGAAAATAGATGGTGAATCTGCAGCAAGCAAAAAAACATATACATTAGAACAACTTAAAAGTAAATTTCAACAACATTCTTATCAATTGACACTGGAATGTGGTGGCAATGGCCGAAGCGAGTTTGACCCTCCGGCAAAAGGGAATCAATGGACGATAGGAGCAGTACATTGTGCTAAATGGACCGGCATACGATTAAAAGATGTTTTAAATGATGTCGGAATCAAAAGTGATGCGGTTTATATTGGTTATCATTCTTCAGATGTGCATTTAAGCAAAGCTAAAGACAAGGAAGTAATTTCAAGAGGTTGCCCAATAGACAAAGCCCTACAGGATGAAACCCTTTTGGCTTTTCAACTCAATGATGAAGACATCCCAATGGTTCACGGTTACCCCATTCGCCTAGTAGTTGGAGGCTATCCCGCATCTGCATCCGGAAAATGGGTCAACAGAATTAGTATAAGAAACAAAATTCATGACGGTGCAAAAATGGGTGGAGATGCTTATCGATTACCTTGTGATCCCGTTGCTCCTGGAGAAAAAGTGGCTGATGAAAACATGTGCATAATAGAATCTATGCCGGTTAAATCTTTGATTACTTTTCCGAAGTCTGGTGCTATTCTTAGGAATAAAAAATCACTTCAAATTCGCGGACATGCCTGGGCCGGAGAATTGGAAGTAAAGCGAATGGAATATTCTGTGGATTTCGGATCTACCTGGAATGAATGTCAACTTGAAAGGCCGGCTAATCGTCTTGCCTGGCAACATTTTAATGCAAATGTACAATTCCGGGGCAAGGGCTATTATGAAATTTGGGCCAAAGCCACCGATTCAGCTGGAAAATCACAACCAATGCTCGTACCAGGCTGGAACCCAAAAGGATATTTGAATAATGCCTGCCATAGAATAGCAGTAAAAGTGATTTAA
- a CDS encoding sulfurtransferase, producing the protein MYWRISLVLLIFVGFACKKESKVLTENSGTKLSEYNSQYLIEVDELLLSIKNSNLKIVDMRKADEFKKHHIPGALNIQRYELENDSFPFEGMMANSQQIEKLFRKIGIKNSDTIIIYDDNGLCEASRLWWVLQYYNFNQVKLLHGGINEWKAKGGQLTEENKNVEKSEFALPRKLNKKYFASYAEIKVAISKKSIILDTRSAIEYSGEKHKKGAYKAGRIPNSLNLNWAETINFSGNKKFKSRDSLEHIFKKLNLDKEEQIIVYCHSGVRSSHTTFVLSQLLGYNNVKNYDGSWIEWSYFDSTNIFQDL; encoded by the coding sequence ATGTATTGGAGAATTAGCTTGGTCCTTTTAATATTTGTGGGTTTTGCTTGCAAAAAAGAAAGCAAAGTCCTAACTGAGAATTCAGGAACAAAGCTATCGGAGTACAATAGCCAATATTTAATTGAAGTTGATGAATTGCTGCTTTCAATTAAAAATTCTAATCTTAAAATTGTAGATATGCGAAAGGCTGATGAGTTTAAAAAGCATCACATTCCGGGCGCCTTGAATATCCAAAGATATGAGTTAGAGAATGACTCATTTCCATTCGAAGGCATGATGGCCAATTCCCAACAGATTGAAAAGCTGTTCAGAAAAATCGGGATAAAAAATAGCGATACTATAATAATTTATGATGATAATGGTCTATGTGAAGCAAGCAGGTTATGGTGGGTACTTCAGTATTATAATTTTAATCAGGTAAAACTTTTGCATGGAGGAATAAATGAATGGAAGGCCAAAGGTGGTCAGTTGACAGAGGAAAATAAGAATGTTGAAAAGTCTGAGTTTGCATTGCCACGGAAATTAAATAAGAAATATTTTGCTTCATATGCAGAGATCAAAGTGGCCATTTCAAAAAAATCAATTATCCTGGATACACGTTCTGCTATTGAATATTCAGGTGAAAAGCATAAGAAAGGGGCTTACAAAGCAGGAAGAATTCCAAACAGTTTAAATCTCAATTGGGCCGAAACAATAAATTTTTCGGGCAACAAGAAATTCAAATCGCGCGATTCTCTTGAACATATTTTTAAAAAATTGAATTTGGATAAAGAGGAGCAAATTATTGTGTATTGTCATAGTGGAGTTCGCTCCTCGCATACAACCTTTGTACTCTCCCAGTTGTTAGGATATAATAATGTCAAAAATTATGACGGCTCCTGGATAGAGTGGAGTTATTTCGATAGTACAAATATTTTTCAAGATTTATAA
- a CDS encoding monoheme cytochrome C, with product MSQDKDFIYLLNRTIYVVLFVFTMTVVLAAMIGYYIYDPNLSAFRSETVVVEVNSKNDPDKIENGIHLRTGLVEAEGLMAVVNNCTGCHSSKLIIQNRMNRERWNSTIKWMQETQNLWDLGMNQEVIVNYLVNNYPPKKKGRRENLKDVDWYVLEN from the coding sequence ATGTCTCAGGATAAGGATTTCATTTATTTATTAAACAGGACGATTTATGTTGTTCTTTTTGTATTTACCATGACGGTAGTCCTTGCTGCTATGATTGGCTACTATATTTATGACCCAAATTTGAGTGCTTTCAGATCAGAAACTGTTGTGGTTGAAGTCAATTCCAAAAATGATCCGGATAAAATTGAAAACGGAATACATCTAAGAACAGGATTGGTAGAAGCTGAAGGCCTGATGGCAGTAGTCAATAATTGTACAGGCTGCCATTCTTCAAAATTGATCATTCAAAACAGAATGAATAGAGAACGCTGGAACTCAACTATAAAATGGATGCAGGAAACTCAAAATCTATGGGATCTCGGAATGAACCAGGAAGTGATTGTCAACTATTTAGTAAACAATTACCCACCAAAAAAGAAAGGGAGAAGAGAAAATTTAAAAGATGTGGACTGGTATGTATTGGAGAATTAG